From the genome of Mesorhizobium japonicum MAFF 303099, one region includes:
- a CDS encoding RHS repeat-associated core domain-containing protein yields MASPSCATGGTYATENESYRRIALNSATNEWKVTDRDGTVSTFRSVAAVANLTPAAGTPAYDLAYSYRWLLTSVTDTNGNTVNYNYTCPASPVCYPDSVSYNGTVVKFYLETRPDMILMGNGRDISETSRRIKTIGVIVNGAVRSAYKLTYDQAPFSNASRLTQVTRYGTDATGTADGTITGGTSKVLGQMTYQNTDGVYSTVASDIGGQPLIWGQRKTEAPREVGDLDFDGRDEIFGDYSEATDQRSGGREGETTTTTRTYNQIIKFNLNGIRIDTKSIFIRTKSEITSAAQNPETPPYYLTVPGSFISDKNTMDFAYYSDGRQSIGTTRDGNPIIRYSPSAYILVTDLQLAMTASSCASTPPSSYQTICSAFPAGTNLSTSPSAPAFVADPNGDGVDTVGASGIGVGDFLGNGRQQPLIRGSGGTVTKGIFSGGVWQSSGASFSITCPSTQYSGSGTCVLADVNGDGATDIVRYDGLNLSAGVWLSTGIGFKSLSVSSLSGTTGVLRDFDNDGKADVVTITGGGIGSPPTSGPVKIFSLRPSSTTMTPIEFTLPTSISSGTTIGDFNGDGLPDFPNLISNAGTGNPNLLKQITTELGGTVAVEYLPSSTWTNNYLPQVVHAVTKLSVSDGRGQTAVSTYQYAGGKYDPAARKFLGFASIVETRPMANGETAPSTVTTTYRQDLASYGLPSLTVWKDGAGVVHKQVAETYAVNTASKPYTVQNTATDTTLTENVTRTLRVERGFDAYNNVVSLKDYGRTDASGDETWTERFFSPNTSAYIVSAPIAERTHAGLAATDPYVGYKYTYYDGSTAVWGVPVKGNLTWVQIFTDPALTKTISQYFTYDSYGNKISAINGLGHRTEWDYDATYHLYPVTERVPKYFATGGQTADTRFVSTATYNPVCGLPATRTDINGLVKTFAYDPFCRLYQASQSVTGAYVRNQFVSEGNPGAQALIRYTPLPNGAGEDFTISWYDGLGRVYHVETPGETAAGPRRIADTDYDPRGNVLRTDFTRFVGETAQWTTNSYDWADRLTKTVNPDGSQRSYLNDLATAPTTTPRLHGTTMTDELGHQTRTAWSTRGDVAGVVRDFAGLQLAQTRTFDVLGRLVGLTDTSGSTWTYTYDMVGNRLSASDPDLGTWTYTYDAGNRLVSQTDARGTVTNLSYDQMDRLTLKTATAPGGSPVVLTQNTYDQAAPSYWYNIGQLTTSTNATATHSYNYDGLGKLGRHDMTIAGLTHTTVDIHDRSGQTILKNYQPGDLWFGTWTNPLQYTAGNKLYSAPGYITSTIYEADGQTKEITYANGVKTSFTYSPTRRWVTRITTSKGATVLLDEQYARDNLGRITGTTGLTASDSWTYVYDNADRLTSSTNLGNTSLSESFIYAANDNMLSRTRVPGSYVYPSASAARPHAPISVGANAMAYDANGNLTSDGSRTLSWDEANRLKTVSLASNTVNLAYGPDGSRAKKTSSFATTLYPDADVEINPATPGAEIYTRYPHPDIKVVGTTKYFLHREHLASVRLVTDMSGAVVEGTTYATYGEQLNTGFQTQKGYIGERFDAETGLLYLNARYMDPVLGRFISPDDWDPTLPGVGTNRYAYAQNDPVNNSDQNGHGDEWPSNGGPPLDDEGTHVELQVGQPHGYFGVVGDFYQDRSNIQVYQINPNPLAMAIGSAFIARDIAEQQRLTAKRQTLATNRVNAWRAEKIASQALADRTGKTPVTQVSFRDPKTKAWAKIDAVVFDAKNRVLSVDEAKANMGELNSRQKAVMAAIKDGTAIPFGKKAIEEAGFQPGIAVGKQADSITTTKTSVDTGSGKINTTPYP; encoded by the coding sequence ATGGCGTCGCCCTCCTGCGCGACCGGCGGCACGTATGCGACGGAGAATGAGAGCTACCGCCGCATCGCGCTGAACAGCGCCACCAATGAATGGAAGGTGACGGACAGGGACGGCACCGTGTCGACCTTCCGCTCGGTGGCGGCCGTTGCCAACCTCACTCCGGCGGCCGGCACGCCCGCCTATGATCTGGCCTACAGCTACCGCTGGCTGCTCACCTCCGTCACCGACACCAACGGCAACACGGTCAACTACAACTATACCTGCCCCGCAAGCCCGGTCTGCTACCCTGACAGTGTCAGCTATAACGGCACGGTGGTAAAATTCTATCTGGAGACCCGTCCGGACATGATCCTGATGGGCAATGGCCGCGACATCTCCGAGACCAGCCGGCGCATCAAGACGATCGGCGTCATTGTCAATGGCGCAGTGCGCAGCGCCTACAAGCTCACCTACGACCAGGCGCCGTTCTCCAACGCCTCACGCCTCACCCAGGTCACCCGCTACGGTACCGACGCCACCGGCACCGCCGACGGCACCATCACCGGCGGGACATCGAAGGTGCTCGGTCAGATGACCTATCAGAACACCGATGGGGTGTATTCGACGGTTGCATCGGATATAGGCGGCCAGCCTCTCATTTGGGGCCAGCGAAAAACTGAAGCACCGAGAGAGGTTGGCGATCTCGACTTTGACGGACGAGACGAGATTTTTGGCGACTATTCAGAGGCTACGGACCAGAGGTCCGGTGGACGCGAAGGAGAAACGACAACAACTACAAGAACGTATAATCAGATTATAAAATTTAACTTGAACGGCATACGGATTGATACCAAGTCGATATTTATTAGAACAAAATCCGAGATAACTTCTGCGGCACAAAACCCAGAGACACCACCCTACTATCTGACAGTCCCCGGGAGTTTTATCTCGGACAAAAACACTATGGATTTTGCATACTATAGTGACGGCAGGCAATCGATCGGCACCACCCGCGACGGTAATCCGATAATACGGTATTCTCCATCAGCCTATATTCTTGTGACGGATTTACAGCTGGCCATGACCGCGTCCAGCTGTGCATCGACGCCGCCAAGCAGCTATCAGACTATCTGTAGCGCGTTTCCGGCTGGTACCAATTTAAGCACTTCTCCATCAGCCCCGGCTTTTGTCGCAGATCCGAATGGTGACGGAGTGGATACGGTCGGCGCCAGCGGGATCGGCGTCGGAGATTTCCTCGGCAACGGCCGACAGCAGCCTCTCATTCGGGGTAGCGGGGGAACCGTAACGAAAGGAATATTTTCCGGTGGTGTTTGGCAAAGTAGCGGTGCGTCATTTTCTATCACATGCCCTTCGACCCAATATTCGGGCTCTGGGACTTGCGTTCTAGCGGACGTCAACGGCGACGGGGCAACAGATATCGTCCGCTACGACGGATTGAATCTCAGTGCCGGAGTATGGCTCTCGACCGGTATCGGCTTCAAAAGCCTTTCCGTGTCGTCTCTTTCGGGAACAACCGGAGTCCTTCGAGACTTCGACAACGATGGCAAGGCCGACGTCGTCACCATCACCGGTGGCGGGATCGGTTCGCCGCCGACATCCGGCCCTGTGAAGATATTCTCTCTGCGACCGTCCTCGACCACGATGACGCCAATAGAGTTCACGTTGCCTACTTCAATAAGTTCAGGAACAACCATCGGCGACTTCAATGGCGATGGCCTGCCAGACTTCCCGAACCTTATCTCGAACGCGGGCACGGGCAATCCGAACCTGTTGAAGCAGATCACCACGGAGCTCGGCGGCACGGTCGCGGTGGAGTACTTGCCGTCGTCGACCTGGACGAACAACTACCTGCCGCAAGTGGTGCATGCGGTGACGAAGCTGTCGGTGAGCGACGGCCGTGGCCAGACGGCGGTGAGCACCTATCAGTATGCCGGCGGCAAATACGACCCGGCGGCGCGCAAGTTTTTGGGTTTTGCCTCGATCGTCGAGACCAGGCCGATGGCCAATGGCGAGACGGCGCCCTCGACGGTGACGACCACCTATCGCCAGGATCTGGCCAGCTATGGCCTGCCGTCGCTGACGGTGTGGAAGGATGGCGCGGGTGTCGTGCACAAGCAGGTCGCCGAGACCTATGCCGTCAACACGGCGAGCAAGCCTTACACGGTGCAGAACACGGCAACCGATACGACGCTGACCGAGAACGTCACGCGCACGCTCCGGGTCGAGCGCGGCTTCGATGCCTACAACAATGTCGTCAGCCTCAAGGATTATGGCCGCACTGACGCCAGCGGCGACGAGACCTGGACCGAGCGCTTCTTCTCGCCCAACACCTCGGCCTACATCGTCTCGGCCCCGATTGCCGAGCGCACCCATGCCGGTCTCGCTGCCACGGATCCTTATGTCGGCTACAAATACACTTACTATGACGGCAGCACCGCCGTCTGGGGGGTGCCGGTCAAGGGCAATCTGACCTGGGTGCAGATCTTTACCGACCCCGCCCTGACCAAGACGATCAGCCAGTATTTTACCTATGACAGCTACGGCAACAAGATCTCGGCCATCAACGGCCTCGGCCACAGGACCGAATGGGATTATGACGCCACCTATCATCTCTACCCCGTAACCGAGCGGGTGCCGAAGTATTTTGCCACCGGCGGCCAGACCGCCGACACGCGCTTCGTTTCGACGGCCACCTACAATCCAGTCTGCGGCCTGCCGGCGACGAGGACCGACATCAACGGCCTGGTGAAGACCTTTGCCTACGATCCGTTCTGCCGTCTCTACCAGGCCTCGCAGAGCGTCACCGGCGCCTATGTCAGGAACCAGTTTGTCAGCGAGGGCAATCCCGGGGCGCAAGCGCTGATCAGATACACGCCGCTCCCCAATGGCGCGGGGGAGGATTTTACCATCTCTTGGTATGACGGGCTTGGCCGGGTCTACCACGTGGAAACGCCCGGAGAGACAGCGGCCGGGCCAAGGCGCATTGCCGACACCGACTATGATCCGCGCGGCAATGTCTTGCGCACGGATTTCACCCGCTTCGTCGGCGAGACCGCGCAGTGGACCACCAACAGCTACGACTGGGCCGACCGGCTGACCAAGACCGTCAATCCGGATGGCAGCCAACGCAGCTATCTCAACGATCTCGCCACCGCGCCCACCACCACTCCGCGACTGCATGGCACGACAATGACCGACGAGCTCGGCCATCAGACCCGGACGGCATGGTCGACGCGTGGCGATGTCGCGGGCGTGGTTCGTGACTTCGCCGGTCTTCAGCTTGCGCAAACCCGCACCTTCGACGTGCTGGGCCGGCTGGTCGGCCTTACCGACACCAGCGGCTCGACCTGGACCTACACCTACGACATGGTGGGCAACCGGCTGTCGGCGTCGGATCCCGATCTCGGCACCTGGACCTACACCTACGATGCCGGCAACCGGCTGGTCAGCCAGACCGACGCCAGGGGCACGGTCACCAATCTCAGCTACGACCAGATGGACCGGCTGACGCTGAAGACCGCAACCGCTCCTGGCGGCAGCCCGGTTGTGCTCACCCAGAACACCTATGACCAGGCGGCTCCAAGCTATTGGTACAACATCGGCCAGCTCACCACCTCGACCAATGCGACGGCGACGCACAGCTACAATTATGACGGGCTTGGCAAGCTTGGCCGGCATGACATGACCATTGCCGGCCTGACGCACACCACGGTCGATATCCACGACAGGTCCGGCCAGACCATCCTGAAGAATTACCAGCCGGGCGATCTGTGGTTCGGCACCTGGACCAACCCCTTGCAATACACCGCCGGCAACAAGCTCTACTCGGCTCCCGGCTACATCACCTCGACCATTTACGAGGCCGATGGCCAGACCAAGGAGATCACCTACGCCAATGGGGTGAAGACGTCCTTCACCTATTCGCCGACCCGCCGCTGGGTGACGCGCATCACCACCTCGAAGGGCGCGACCGTTCTCCTCGACGAGCAATATGCGCGTGACAATCTTGGCCGCATCACCGGCACCACGGGGCTTACCGCCTCCGACAGCTGGACCTATGTCTATGACAATGCCGACCGGCTGACCTCGAGCACCAATCTGGGCAACACCAGCTTGAGCGAGAGCTTCATCTATGCCGCCAACGACAACATGCTCTCGCGCACGCGTGTCCCCGGCAGCTATGTCTATCCCTCGGCGAGCGCAGCTCGTCCGCACGCGCCCATCAGCGTCGGCGCCAATGCGATGGCCTATGATGCCAATGGCAATCTCACCTCGGACGGCAGCCGCACGCTGTCCTGGGACGAGGCCAACCGGCTGAAGACGGTCAGCCTTGCCTCCAACACCGTCAACCTTGCCTATGGACCGGACGGATCACGCGCGAAGAAGACCTCAAGCTTCGCCACGACGCTCTATCCCGACGCCGATGTCGAGATCAATCCGGCGACGCCGGGTGCGGAGATCTACACGCGCTACCCTCATCCCGACATCAAGGTGGTCGGCACGACCAAATACTTCCTGCACCGCGAGCATCTGGCCTCGGTGCGGCTGGTCACCGACATGTCTGGCGCCGTGGTTGAGGGAACCACCTACGCCACCTACGGCGAGCAGCTCAACACCGGCTTCCAGACGCAGAAGGGCTACATCGGCGAACGCTTCGATGCCGAGACCGGACTGCTGTATCTCAATGCTCGGTACATGGATCCGGTGTTGGGGCGGTTTATTTCGCCGGACGATTGGGATCCGACGCTGCCTGGTGTTGGGACCAACCGGTACGCGTATGCGCAGAACGATCCGGTCAACAACAGTGATCAGAATGGGCATGGCGACGAGTGGCCAAGCAATGGCGGACCTCCGCTCGACGACGAAGGCACTCACGTTGAGCTGCAAGTTGGCCAGCCCCATGGGTACTTCGGAGTCGTCGGTGATTTCTACCAAGACCGGAGCAATATCCAGGTATACCAGATAAACCCAAATCCATTAGCGATGGCAATCGGCAGTGCATTCATCGCAAGGGATATAGCTGAGCAGCAAAGGCTTACTGCGAAGCGGCAGACCCTAGCGACAAATCGAGTGAACGCCTGGAGGGCTGAAAAGATAGCGTCGCAGGCGCTTGCAGATCGAACTGGCAAGACGCCAGTGACACAAGTTTCATTCCGCGACCCCAAAACCAAGGCCTGGGCGAAGATAGACGCGGTAGTATTCGATGCAAAAAATCGTGTCTTGAGCGTCGACGAAGCTAAGGCCAATATGGGAGAATTGAATAGCAGGCAGAAAGCGGTGATGGCGGCGATAAAAGATGGGACAGCTATTCCCTTCGGCAAAAAAGCTATTGAAGAGGCGGGCTTCCAGCCCGGCATCGCTGTAGGTAAACAGGCCGACAGTATCACCACGACTAAAACGAGCGTAGATACGGGGTCAGGTAAAATAAACACTACGCCATATCCGTGA
- a CDS encoding SpvB/TcaC N-terminal domain-containing protein — protein sequence MTAGNSAAGYGNGGAALGAGGQAAGSPSSSSSVQTTGDGSSGSPDAAAKVGANPADAKAADDTSTTDGTKAADTKTTKAAGKAAKTTDAEAAPEEPAAQAMAAAAATTDSGDPEAIGTPKVDLPKAAGNGNLGYSIGIDVPAFHGIEPQIALNYNSSRKTKLGGLYQGWLGYAWGLDGFDVIERATPGYGMPAYDANDIYLLDGQAMVACVCRHGVALLRDRRHVCDGE from the coding sequence ATGACCGCCGGAAATTCTGCTGCCGGCTACGGCAATGGCGGAGCAGCGCTGGGAGCCGGCGGACAGGCCGCGGGCAGCCCATCGAGTTCATCGTCAGTACAGACAACCGGAGATGGTTCATCCGGCAGTCCCGATGCGGCGGCCAAGGTCGGCGCCAACCCGGCCGACGCCAAGGCCGCCGACGACACCAGCACCACCGACGGCACCAAGGCCGCCGACACCAAGACCACGAAGGCAGCCGGCAAGGCGGCCAAGACCACTGACGCAGAGGCCGCACCCGAGGAGCCGGCGGCGCAGGCAATGGCGGCAGCAGCCGCGACGACAGACAGCGGCGACCCCGAAGCGATCGGCACGCCGAAGGTGGACCTGCCCAAGGCAGCCGGCAATGGCAATCTCGGCTATTCGATCGGCATCGACGTGCCCGCCTTCCACGGCATCGAGCCGCAGATCGCGCTCAACTACAATTCGTCGCGCAAGACCAAGCTCGGCGGCCTCTATCAGGGCTGGCTGGGCTATGCTTGGGGTCTCGATGGTTTTGACGTCATCGAACGGGCAACACCGGGCTATGGCATGCCGGCCTATGACGCCAACGACATCTATCTGCTCGATGGCCAGGCGATGGTGGCCTGCGTTTGCCGGCATGGCGTCGCCCTCCTGCGCGACCGGCGGCACGTATGCGACGGAGAATGA
- a CDS encoding MarR family winged helix-turn-helix transcriptional regulator: MSSDDTRPDKPDRFSPLSKTHGDQDLADLARSNGLSEAAADAVAAIDAVLNKVRRSIQRRDFGRLILARIDPSLEVSHLDVIIAIAHNPAVGDTPQDEVTVGNIAERLGIDPSRASRISADIVERGYALRVASQLDARRICLRLTARGERLVTAVRQTKWRIFAESLAQWDEQELVTFARLLERFAGWATDEASMRRSADAVKQMMDEAEPV, translated from the coding sequence ATGAGCAGCGACGATACCAGGCCGGACAAGCCCGACCGATTTTCCCCCCTGTCCAAGACGCATGGCGATCAGGATCTCGCCGATCTGGCGCGCAGCAATGGCCTGTCCGAAGCAGCGGCCGATGCCGTCGCCGCCATCGATGCTGTGTTGAACAAGGTGCGCCGCTCCATCCAGCGACGGGACTTCGGTCGTTTGATCCTGGCCCGTATCGACCCTTCGCTGGAAGTGAGCCATCTCGATGTGATCATCGCCATTGCGCACAATCCGGCCGTCGGCGACACGCCGCAGGACGAGGTGACGGTCGGCAACATCGCCGAGCGCCTCGGGATCGACCCGTCCCGTGCCAGCCGCATCTCGGCCGATATCGTCGAGCGCGGCTACGCCTTGCGCGTCGCATCGCAACTCGATGCCCGCCGCATTTGCCTCAGGCTCACCGCCAGGGGCGAGCGCCTGGTGACGGCGGTGCGCCAGACCAAATGGCGGATTTTCGCCGAGTCCCTGGCGCAATGGGACGAGCAGGAGCTGGTGACGTTCGCTCGCCTGCTGGAACGCTTCGCCGGCTGGGCCACGGACGAAGCGAGCATGCGCAGGTCGGCGGATGCGGTGAAGCAGATGATGGACGAGGCTGAGCCGGTGTAG
- a CDS encoding MDR family MFS transporter, whose translation MSIDSTLPDAPPAESGAKPDITTLVVYSGALIAMFMATIDMQIVVTALPTIAGELGNLHLFGWVGAAYLLSTAAVAPFYGKLGDMYGRKNVVLTAIALFLLGSLVCGMAWSMESLIAARVLQGIGGGGLMVSAFAMIGELFGPRDRAKYQGYSSAVFALSSVLGPLAGGYITSLFGWRWVFLVNLPIGIVVLAILAFAMRSRFNEKRHSIDYLGGLLLAIGTTAIVYWGYHLLDPAGPDLLTFALPVVALAAIASFILVERRAEEPIVPLRLFGSSTVRIVSGVSVVAGSVTLGMFFYFALYMQTLTGLSPAEVGFLFLPASLTSMVISIVAGRVIAATGRYKWMPVVAMGIGGLLMIGFVFINSHTPIWVLAVMMGLFGISMGLQFQVLIVAIQAAAPLQDIGAVTSLITQARTIGASLGLALNGAVMTWALNRQTSELPADAAALLPDGLTGLNPHLASSLPAAIRDVVLAHYSSGFNVMFIWVAALYFVAMALTLLLEDIQIPKRG comes from the coding sequence ATGAGCATTGACTCGACCCTCCCGGATGCGCCGCCCGCAGAGTCCGGGGCCAAGCCCGACATCACGACGCTGGTCGTCTATTCCGGCGCGCTGATCGCCATGTTCATGGCCACCATCGACATGCAGATCGTCGTCACCGCCTTGCCGACCATTGCCGGCGAACTCGGCAATTTGCATCTGTTCGGCTGGGTCGGCGCCGCCTATCTGCTGTCGACCGCCGCCGTCGCGCCGTTCTACGGCAAACTTGGCGACATGTATGGCCGCAAGAATGTGGTGCTGACGGCGATCGCCTTGTTCCTGCTGGGCTCGCTGGTCTGCGGCATGGCCTGGTCGATGGAAAGCCTGATCGCGGCGCGTGTCCTGCAAGGCATCGGCGGCGGCGGCCTGATGGTCTCGGCCTTTGCCATGATCGGCGAACTGTTCGGGCCGCGCGACCGCGCCAAATACCAGGGCTACAGCTCGGCGGTGTTCGCGCTGTCGTCGGTCCTCGGCCCGTTGGCCGGCGGCTATATCACCAGCCTGTTCGGCTGGCGCTGGGTGTTTTTGGTCAACCTGCCGATTGGCATCGTCGTGCTGGCGATCCTGGCGTTCGCCATGCGCAGCCGGTTCAACGAGAAGAGGCACAGCATCGACTATCTGGGCGGCTTGCTGCTGGCCATCGGCACCACCGCAATCGTCTATTGGGGCTATCATCTGCTCGACCCCGCCGGACCGGACCTGCTCACCTTCGCGCTGCCGGTCGTCGCGCTGGCGGCAATCGCCTCGTTCATCCTGGTCGAGCGGCGGGCCGAAGAGCCGATCGTGCCCTTGCGGCTGTTCGGCTCCTCGACGGTGCGCATCGTCTCGGGCGTGTCGGTGGTCGCCGGGTCTGTGACGCTTGGCATGTTCTTCTATTTCGCGCTCTACATGCAGACGTTGACCGGGCTCAGTCCGGCCGAAGTCGGCTTCCTGTTCCTGCCGGCTTCCTTGACCTCGATGGTCATCTCGATCGTGGCCGGGCGGGTGATTGCCGCGACCGGCCGCTACAAATGGATGCCGGTGGTGGCGATGGGTATTGGCGGGCTGTTGATGATAGGTTTTGTCTTCATCAATTCGCACACGCCGATCTGGGTTCTGGCGGTGATGATGGGCCTGTTCGGCATCAGCATGGGCCTGCAGTTCCAGGTGCTGATCGTGGCGATCCAGGCCGCAGCACCCCTGCAGGACATCGGCGCGGTGACGTCGCTGATCACCCAGGCGCGCACGATCGGCGCATCGCTGGGGCTGGCGCTGAACGGCGCGGTGATGACCTGGGCCCTGAACCGGCAGACTTCGGAGCTTCCCGCCGATGCCGCCGCCCTGCTGCCGGATGGCCTGACCGGGCTGAACCCGCATCTGGCGTCAAGCCTGCCGGCCGCGATCCGCGACGTGGTGCTCGCCCACTATTCGAGTGGTTTCAACGTGATGTTCATCTGGGTGGCGGCGCTTTACTTCGTTGCCATGGCGCTGACGCTTCTGCTGGAGGATATCCAGATCCCGAAGCGGGGCTGA
- a CDS encoding NADP-dependent oxidoreductase, translating into MSTETNIRIVLAARPQGRPKPSDFRIESVGIAEPGEGELLLQILYLSLDPYMRGRMNATKSYAKPVEIDGVMEGGTVARVVKSRHAGFAEGDIVLSHSGWQGFALSDGVGLRKLDPAAAPVTTALGVLGMPGFTAYAGLLTIGQPKAGETVVVAAASGAVGSAVGQIARIKGARAVGIAGGADKCAFVRRELGFDAVVDHRADNFAEQLKAACPDGIDVYFENVGGPVWDAVFPLLNEFARVPVCGLIAQYNTVAASADDRLPTLMQQVLHRSLTIRGFIQREFVDQRPAFYRDMAGWIASGQVRYREDIVDGLENAPQAFMGLLEGKNFGKLIVRVAQ; encoded by the coding sequence ATGTCGACTGAGACGAACATTCGCATCGTGCTTGCGGCGCGACCGCAAGGCCGGCCGAAGCCGAGCGATTTCCGCATCGAGTCCGTTGGGATCGCCGAACCGGGCGAAGGCGAACTGTTGCTGCAGATCCTCTATCTGTCGCTAGACCCCTATATGCGCGGCCGCATGAACGCCACCAAATCCTATGCCAAGCCGGTCGAGATCGACGGCGTGATGGAGGGCGGCACCGTTGCGCGCGTCGTCAAATCCCGCCATGCCGGCTTCGCCGAGGGCGATATCGTGCTGTCGCACTCGGGATGGCAGGGCTTCGCCCTGTCCGACGGTGTCGGGTTGCGCAAGCTCGATCCCGCGGCGGCACCCGTCACCACCGCACTCGGCGTGCTGGGCATGCCGGGCTTTACCGCCTATGCCGGCCTGCTCACAATCGGGCAGCCAAAGGCCGGCGAGACGGTGGTCGTGGCGGCGGCCAGCGGGGCGGTCGGCTCGGCTGTCGGCCAGATCGCACGCATCAAGGGCGCGCGCGCCGTTGGCATCGCTGGCGGCGCCGACAAATGCGCCTTCGTGCGGCGGGAGCTCGGTTTCGATGCGGTCGTCGACCACCGGGCCGACAATTTCGCCGAGCAGTTAAAGGCGGCCTGTCCCGATGGCATCGACGTCTATTTCGAGAATGTCGGCGGTCCTGTCTGGGATGCGGTGTTTCCGCTGCTCAACGAGTTCGCGCGTGTGCCTGTCTGCGGGCTGATCGCACAATACAACACCGTCGCGGCTTCCGCCGACGACCGGCTGCCGACGCTGATGCAACAAGTGCTCCACCGCAGCCTGACGATCAGGGGCTTCATCCAGCGCGAATTTGTCGACCAGCGCCCCGCCTTTTATCGTGACATGGCCGGGTGGATCGCGTCCGGCCAGGTCCGCTACAGGGAAGATATAGTGGATGGTCTGGAGAACGCGCCGCAGGCTTTCATGGGCCTTCTCGAAGGCAAGAACTTCGGCAAACTCATCGTGCGGGTGGCGCAATAA
- a CDS encoding MFS transporter: protein MAQTSTAETNSELIGSHHGQVSAGDIAVGVIVGRTSEFFDFFVYAIASVIVFPKLVFPTHDPLVGTLYSFCIFALAFVARPFGSVLFMAIDRAYGRGAKLTIALFLLGTSTVAIAFLPAYGDIGAVAVWLLALARIGQGLALGGTWDGLPSLLALNAPQNRRGFYAMIPQLGAPIGLIVASSLFAFFVANLSADDFFSWGWRYPFFVAFAINVVALFARLRIVVTPEFSKLYESGDLQPTRIRDTIRAEGHNVVIGAFAPLASFALFHMVTVFPLSWVFLFTNEGPARFLMIEAVSALFGIAAIVASGPLADRVGRRALLGGSAIAIATFSGFAPQLLDGGAVGEALFMVLGFILLGLSFGQSSGVVASSFSRQYRYTGSAITSDLAWMFGAGFAPLAALLLAGNFGLIAAGAYLLSGAACTLLALWIDGRRPAADRQPD from the coding sequence ATGGCTCAGACTTCGACTGCCGAAACGAACAGCGAGCTGATCGGCTCGCATCATGGCCAGGTCAGCGCGGGCGATATCGCGGTCGGCGTGATCGTGGGCAGGACGTCGGAATTCTTCGACTTCTTCGTCTATGCGATCGCCTCCGTCATCGTGTTTCCCAAGCTGGTGTTTCCGACGCACGATCCGCTTGTTGGAACGCTGTATTCCTTCTGCATCTTCGCGCTGGCCTTCGTCGCGCGCCCGTTCGGCTCCGTGCTGTTCATGGCGATCGACCGCGCCTATGGCCGCGGCGCGAAACTGACGATCGCGCTGTTCCTGCTCGGCACATCGACCGTCGCCATCGCATTTCTGCCGGCCTATGGCGACATCGGCGCGGTCGCGGTTTGGCTTTTGGCGCTTGCCCGCATCGGCCAGGGGCTGGCGCTCGGCGGAACATGGGACGGACTGCCTTCGCTGCTGGCGCTGAATGCGCCGCAGAACCGGCGCGGCTTCTATGCCATGATCCCGCAGCTGGGCGCGCCGATCGGCCTCATCGTGGCAAGCTCCCTCTTCGCCTTCTTCGTCGCCAATCTATCGGCCGACGACTTCTTCTCCTGGGGCTGGCGCTATCCCTTCTTCGTTGCCTTCGCCATCAATGTCGTGGCCCTGTTCGCCAGACTGCGCATTGTCGTCACGCCTGAATTCTCGAAATTGTACGAGAGCGGCGACCTGCAGCCGACGCGCATCAGGGACACGATCCGGGCCGAGGGCCACAACGTCGTCATCGGCGCTTTCGCGCCGCTGGCGAGTTTCGCGCTGTTCCACATGGTGACGGTGTTTCCGCTTTCCTGGGTGTTCCTGTTCACCAATGAAGGGCCGGCACGCTTCCTGATGATCGAGGCGGTGAGCGCGTTGTTCGGCATTGCGGCCATCGTCGCATCGGGGCCACTGGCCGATCGCGTCGGACGCCGCGCGCTGCTCGGCGGTTCGGCGATCGCCATCGCGACCTTCAGCGGCTTCGCCCCGCAGCTTCTGGATGGCGGCGCCGTCGGCGAGGCACTGTTCATGGTGCTGGGCTTCATCCTGCTGGGGCTGAGCTTCGGGCAATCGTCGGGCGTCGTCGCCTCGAGCTTTTCGCGGCAGTATCGCTATACCGGCTCGGCGATCACCTCGGATCTGGCGTGGATGTTCGGCGCCGGCTTCGCGCCACTCGCAGCTCTGCTGCTCGCCGGCAATTTCGGCCTCATCGCCGCCGGCGCCTATCTGCTGTCGGGCGCTGCCTGCACGTTGCTTGCCCTGTGGATCGACGGGCGCCGTCCGGCCGCGGACCGTCAGCCCGACTGA